A section of the Triplophysa dalaica isolate WHDGS20190420 chromosome 8, ASM1584641v1, whole genome shotgun sequence genome encodes:
- the LOC130427889 gene encoding serine/threonine-protein kinase pim-1-like, which translates to MPLEEALMLRVSSPPACPNIVCILEWFEQPKHYVLIMERPDPCEDLKKYSDRNEDVDEEMAKTVILQLVNALKHYESRGVLHRDVKPENVLICTNTGELKLLDFGCGDFLKDSYREYAGTALYAPPELFRFGE; encoded by the exons ATGCCATTGGAGGAAGCATTAATGTTACGGGTGAGCTCACCTCCAGCCTGTCCCAACATCGTGTGCATTTTGGAGTGGTTTGAGCAGCCGAAACATTATGTGCTGATCATGGAGCGTCCAGATCCGTGCGAGGATCTGAAGAAGTACTCCGACCGCAACGAGGATGTGGACGAGGAGATGGCCAAGACGGTGATACTGCAGCTGGTCAACGCTCTGAAACACTACGAGAGCAGAGGAGTCCTGCACCGGGACGTCAAGCCCGAAAATGTCCTCATCTGCACAAACACGGGCGAACTGAAACTTCTGGATTTCGGGTGTGGAGATTTTCTGAAGGACTCGTACAGAGAGTATGCAG GCACTGCTCTCTATGCTCCCCCGGAGTTGTTTCGCTTCGGAGAGTAG